Proteins encoded together in one Bacteroides ovatus window:
- the dapF gene encoding diaminopimelate epimerase codes for MTTKIKFTKMHGAGNDYIYVDATQYPIADPAKKAIEWSKFHTGIGSDGLILIGVSDKADFSMRIFNADGSEAMMCGNGSRCVGKYVYEYGLTDKTEITLDTRSGIKILKLHVEGKTVSAVTVDMGSPLETEEIQWGGKYPFRSTKVSMGNPHLVTFVEDITRINLPEIGPELENHPLFPDRTNVEFAQIVNKDTIRMRVWERGSGITQACGTGACATAVAAFINGLTGRKSDVIMDGGTVTIEWDEISGHILMTGPATKVFDGEIEDKY; via the coding sequence ATGACAACAAAGATTAAGTTCACAAAAATGCATGGAGCTGGAAATGACTACATATATGTAGACGCAACCCAATATCCGATAGCCGACCCTGCAAAGAAGGCAATCGAATGGAGCAAGTTTCATACAGGAATCGGAAGTGATGGACTTATATTGATTGGTGTCTCTGATAAAGCGGATTTCAGCATGCGTATTTTCAATGCGGACGGTTCGGAAGCTATGATGTGTGGCAACGGAAGCCGTTGTGTAGGCAAATATGTATATGAATACGGCTTGACTGACAAAACAGAAATTACGCTGGATACACGATCAGGAATAAAAATTCTGAAACTGCATGTAGAGGGAAAAACAGTCAGTGCAGTCACCGTAGATATGGGTAGCCCATTGGAAACAGAAGAGATTCAGTGGGGAGGAAAGTATCCTTTCCGGTCAACCAAAGTATCAATGGGTAATCCGCATCTCGTCACATTTGTTGAGGATATCACCCGGATTAATTTACCGGAAATCGGTCCTGAACTGGAGAATCATCCTCTTTTTCCCGATAGAACTAATGTGGAGTTTGCACAGATTGTCAACAAAGACACCATACGGATGAGGGTATGGGAAAGAGGATCGGGAATCACTCAAGCTTGCGGAACAGGTGCTTGTGCCACAGCAGTAGCCGCCTTCATCAACGGACTTACAGGAAGAAAAAGCGATGTAATCATGGATGGAGGGACAGTCACCATTGAATGGGATGAAATCTCCGGACATATATTAATGACCGGACCGGCAACCAAAGTTTTCGATGGGGAGATTGAGGATAAGTATTAA
- a CDS encoding LL-diaminopimelate aminotransferase produces MALVNEHFLKLPGSYLFSDIAKKVNTFKITHPKQDIIRLGIGDVTQPLPKACIEAMHKAVEELSSKDTFRGYGPEQGYDFLIEAIIKNDFIPRGIHFSASEIFVSDGAKSDTGNIGDILRHDNSVGVTDPIYPVYIDSNVMCGRAGVLEEETGKWSNVTYMPCTSENNFIPEIPDKRIDIVYLCYPNNPTGTTLTKPELKKWVDYALANDTLILFDAAYEAYIQDENVPHSIYEIKGAKKCAIEFRSFSKTAGFTGVRCGYTVVPKELTAATLEGDRIPLNRLWNRRQCTKFNGTSYITQRAAEAVYSAEGKAQIKETIGYYMTNAKIMKEGLEATGLKVYGGVNAPYLWVKTPNGLSSWRFFEQMLYEANVVGTPGVGFGPSGEGYIRLTAFGERNDCIEAMRRIKNWL; encoded by the coding sequence ATGGCATTAGTAAACGAACATTTTTTGAAGTTACCGGGAAGCTATTTATTCTCGGACATAGCGAAAAAGGTAAATACCTTCAAGATAACACATCCTAAACAGGATATTATCCGGTTGGGTATCGGTGATGTCACCCAACCGCTTCCGAAAGCATGTATCGAAGCCATGCACAAAGCGGTAGAAGAGCTGTCCAGCAAAGATACATTCCGCGGATATGGTCCTGAACAGGGATATGATTTTCTGATTGAAGCAATTATAAAAAATGACTTTATTCCACGTGGGATTCACTTCTCGGCATCCGAGATATTTGTCAGTGACGGTGCCAAAAGCGATACCGGAAATATAGGCGATATTCTTCGCCATGACAATAGCGTAGGTGTTACAGATCCCATCTATCCGGTTTATATAGACAGCAATGTCATGTGCGGACGCGCCGGAGTGTTAGAAGAAGAGACGGGCAAATGGAGTAATGTTACTTATATGCCTTGCACAAGTGAGAACAACTTTATTCCGGAAATTCCGGACAAACGGATAGACATTGTTTATCTTTGCTATCCGAACAACCCGACAGGAACGACCTTAACCAAACCGGAACTGAAGAAATGGGTGGACTATGCATTGGCAAACGATACATTGATTCTGTTCGATGCCGCTTATGAAGCATATATCCAGGACGAGAATGTCCCCCACTCTATCTATGAGATTAAGGGAGCTAAAAAGTGTGCGATCGAATTCCGTAGTTTTTCAAAAACGGCAGGATTTACCGGAGTACGCTGCGGATATACCGTAGTTCCGAAAGAGCTTACTGCCGCCACATTGGAAGGAGACCGCATCCCACTCAACAGATTGTGGAACCGCCGCCAGTGCACCAAGTTCAACGGTACTTCTTACATTACTCAACGGGCAGCAGAAGCCGTTTACAGTGCAGAAGGCAAAGCACAGATTAAAGAAACAATCGGCTATTATATGACCAACGCCAAAATTATGAAAGAGGGATTGGAAGCCACAGGACTGAAAGTGTATGGAGGAGTCAACGCTCCCTACTTGTGGGTGAAAACTCCGAACGGGCTTTCGTCATGGCGATTCTTCGAACAGATGTTGTATGAAGCCAATGTAGTCGGTACCCCCGGTGTAGGCTTCGGACCAAGCGGTGAAGGATACATCCGTCTGACTGCCTTTGGCGAACGTAACGACTGTATCGAAGCAATGAGAAGAATAAAAAACTGGCTATAA
- a CDS encoding P-II family nitrogen regulator: protein MKKIEAIIRKTKFEDVKTALLEADIEWFSYYDVRGIGKAREARIYRGVMYDTSSIERILISIIVRDKNAEKTVQAILKSAHTGEIGDGRIFVIPIEDAIRIRTGERGDIALYNAEQER, encoded by the coding sequence ATGAAAAAGATTGAAGCTATTATCCGTAAAACCAAATTCGAGGACGTGAAAACAGCTCTCCTCGAAGCGGACATCGAATGGTTCTCTTACTACGATGTAAGAGGCATTGGAAAAGCCCGGGAAGCCCGTATCTATCGCGGTGTTATGTACGACACAAGTTCTATCGAACGTATCCTGATCTCTATTATAGTACGCGACAAGAATGCAGAAAAGACCGTACAAGCTATTCTAAAATCCGCACACACGGGAGAAATCGGAGACGGACGTATTTTCGTTATTCCTATTGAAGACGCCATCCGCATCCGTACCGGCGAGAGAGGAGATATCGCACTCTACAACGCAGAACAAGAAAGATAA
- a CDS encoding ammonium transporter yields the protein MSRHIIYAISKIGIMAAIIMACLFAPSAYAQDTVKLSEEITIVEETPVLNSGNTAWLIVATILVLLMSIPGIALFYGGLVRQKNILSIIMQTLLIVGVVSILWVAFGYSWAFGTSFMESGNPLGAIIGGFDKAFLHGITINTLTTGDIPELTFVMFQCMFAIITPALILGAFAERIKFSGYMVFIILWVILAYFPMAHWVWGGGFLQQMGAIDFAGGTVVHINAGISALVMAIMLGKREDYRIGHPITPHNITFVFMGTSFLWLGWFGFNAGSGLAADGLAANAFMVTHIATAVAAVTWMLIDWFCNKKPTTVGACTGAVAGLVAITPAAGTVDLLGAFFIGLITPVICFFMVAVVKPKFKYDDALDAFGVHGIGGIVGSILTGVFATQYITGEGGVEGALYGDWHQLWVQIVATVVSILFSAVITFVLYKIVDSLIGIRVDRRVEEEGLDIYEHGESAYNS from the coding sequence ATGAGTAGACATATTATATATGCCATTTCCAAAATTGGAATCATGGCAGCCATCATTATGGCCTGTTTATTTGCTCCCAGTGCTTATGCACAAGACACTGTAAAATTATCAGAAGAGATAACAATTGTAGAAGAAACTCCTGTTCTCAACAGCGGCAACACAGCTTGGCTTATCGTAGCTACCATTCTCGTTTTATTAATGAGTATCCCCGGTATCGCATTGTTCTATGGCGGATTGGTACGCCAGAAAAATATATTGAGTATCATCATGCAGACATTACTCATTGTCGGTGTAGTCAGTATATTATGGGTCGCTTTCGGTTATAGTTGGGCATTCGGTACCAGTTTTATGGAATCAGGCAATCCGTTGGGAGCCATTATAGGAGGATTCGACAAAGCATTCCTCCACGGAATCACCATCAATACGTTAACAACCGGGGATATTCCCGAACTGACATTCGTCATGTTCCAATGTATGTTCGCCATCATCACGCCTGCACTTATCCTGGGAGCATTTGCCGAAAGAATCAAATTCTCCGGATACATGGTATTTATTATCCTCTGGGTAATATTGGCTTACTTCCCGATGGCACATTGGGTATGGGGAGGCGGATTCCTTCAGCAAATGGGAGCCATCGATTTTGCCGGTGGTACGGTAGTGCATATCAATGCCGGAATTTCAGCCCTTGTTATGGCAATCATGCTGGGGAAAAGAGAGGATTACCGGATCGGTCACCCGATTACTCCGCATAACATCACCTTCGTATTCATGGGAACGTCTTTCCTGTGGTTGGGATGGTTTGGATTCAATGCAGGAAGTGGCTTGGCCGCCGACGGACTTGCAGCCAACGCTTTCATGGTAACGCATATTGCCACAGCTGTTGCAGCAGTCACTTGGATGCTTATTGACTGGTTCTGCAATAAAAAACCGACAACGGTAGGTGCATGTACAGGCGCAGTGGCCGGATTGGTTGCCATTACCCCGGCAGCGGGCACGGTAGATTTATTGGGTGCTTTCTTTATCGGTCTGATTACTCCGGTTATCTGCTTTTTCATGGTAGCGGTAGTGAAGCCCAAATTCAAATACGACGACGCACTCGACGCGTTCGGGGTACACGGAATCGGTGGTATCGTAGGTTCTATTCTTACCGGAGTCTTTGCCACTCAATATATCACTGGTGAAGGCGGCGTAGAAGGAGCTCTTTATGGTGACTGGCATCAGTTGTGGGTGCAGATTGTCGCAACAGTAGTCTCTATCTTATTCAGTGCGGTCATCACTTTTGTTCTTTACAAAATTGTGGATTCACTCATCGGTATCCGCGTCGACAGACGGGTGGAAGAAGAGGGACTTGACATCTATGAACATGGAGAATCCGCATACAACAGTTAA
- a CDS encoding glutamine synthetase III, translating into MSKLRFRVVETAFKKKAVEVATPAERPSEYFGKYVFNKEKMFKYLPSKVYNALIDAIDNGAPLDRSIADEVAAGMKKWAVEMGVTHYTHWFAPLTEGTAEKHDAFVEHDGKGGMMEEFTGKLLVQQEPDASSFPNGGIRNTFEARGYSAWDPSSPAFIVDDTLCIPTVFIAYTGEALDYKAPLLKALRAVDKAAVDVCHYFNPEVKKVVAYLGWEQEYFLMDEGLYAARPDLLLTGRTLMGHDSAKNQQLEDHYFGAIPTRVAAFMKDLEIEALKLGIPVKTRHNEVAPNQFELAPIFEECNLANDHNLLIMSLMRKVSRRHGFRVLLHEKPFKGVNGSGKHNNWSLGTDTGILLMGPGKTPEDNLRFVTFVVNTLMAVYHHNGLLKASISSATNAHRLGANEAPPAIISSFLGKQLSQVLDHIENSTKDDLISLSGKQGMKLDIPQIPELLIDNTDRNRTSPFAFTGNRFEFRAVGSEANCASAMIALNSAVANQLVKFKKDVDALIEKGEPKVSAILEIIRGYIKECKAIHFDGNGYSDEWKKEAARRGLDCETSVPVIFDNYLKPETIAMFEATGVMTKKELEARNEVKWETYTKKIQIEARVLGDLAMNHIIPVATQYQTDLINNVYKMQSLFPAEKAAKLSAKNLELIEEIADRTAFIKEHVDAMIEARKVANKIESEREKAIAYHDTIVPALEEIRYHIDKLELIVDNQMWTLPKYRELLFVR; encoded by the coding sequence ATGTCAAAACTTAGATTCAGAGTAGTAGAGACAGCTTTCAAAAAGAAAGCTGTTGAGGTAGCAACCCCTGCCGAACGTCCTTCGGAATACTTCGGAAAGTATGTATTCAACAAGGAAAAAATGTTCAAATACCTTCCCAGTAAGGTATACAATGCACTGATTGATGCAATTGACAACGGTGCTCCGCTAGATCGCAGCATTGCCGACGAGGTAGCTGCCGGCATGAAAAAATGGGCTGTCGAAATGGGTGTCACTCATTACACACACTGGTTTGCACCGCTGACCGAGGGCACGGCAGAAAAGCACGATGCTTTCGTCGAACATGACGGTAAAGGGGGCATGATGGAAGAATTTACAGGCAAACTGCTTGTGCAGCAGGAACCGGATGCTTCTTCTTTCCCGAATGGCGGAATCCGCAATACATTCGAAGCGCGTGGTTACAGTGCCTGGGATCCTTCATCACCTGCTTTTATTGTGGATGATACGCTTTGTATCCCAACCGTGTTTATCGCATATACCGGTGAGGCTCTCGACTATAAAGCGCCTTTATTGAAGGCTTTACGCGCCGTAGATAAAGCAGCCGTAGACGTATGTCATTATTTCAATCCGGAAGTTAAGAAAGTGGTTGCTTATCTAGGCTGGGAACAGGAATATTTCCTGATGGACGAAGGTTTATATGCCGCACGTCCGGACTTATTGCTGACCGGACGTACTTTGATGGGACATGACAGTGCCAAGAACCAACAGTTGGAAGACCACTACTTCGGTGCTATTCCCACCCGTGTGGCTGCCTTCATGAAAGACCTTGAAATTGAAGCTCTGAAACTGGGTATTCCTGTCAAGACCCGTCACAACGAAGTTGCTCCAAACCAGTTTGAGCTGGCTCCCATCTTTGAAGAATGTAACTTGGCCAACGACCATAACTTGCTGATTATGTCATTGATGCGTAAGGTGAGCCGTCGCCACGGTTTCCGCGTACTGCTTCATGAAAAGCCATTCAAAGGTGTCAATGGTTCGGGTAAACACAACAACTGGTCTTTGGGCACTGATACAGGTATCTTATTGATGGGACCGGGCAAGACTCCGGAAGACAATCTGCGTTTTGTTACATTCGTTGTCAATACATTGATGGCAGTTTATCATCATAACGGATTACTGAAAGCTTCTATCTCCAGTGCTACCAACGCCCACCGTTTGGGAGCGAATGAAGCGCCTCCTGCAATTATCTCCTCTTTCCTTGGAAAACAGTTGTCGCAGGTATTGGATCATATCGAAAACAGTACGAAAGATGATTTAATCAGCCTTAGCGGTAAACAGGGAATGAAGTTGGATATTCCGCAGATTCCTGAATTACTGATCGATAATACAGACCGTAACCGTACTTCTCCATTTGCTTTCACTGGCAACCGCTTTGAATTCCGTGCCGTAGGTTCCGAAGCAAACTGTGCTTCTGCCATGATTGCATTGAACTCGGCCGTAGCAAATCAATTGGTGAAGTTTAAAAAGGACGTGGATGCGTTGATTGAAAAGGGAGAACCCAAAGTTTCCGCCATTCTTGAAATCATCCGCGGATATATCAAAGAATGTAAAGCCATTCATTTCGATGGTAACGGTTACAGTGACGAATGGAAGAAAGAAGCTGCCCGTCGTGGACTGGATTGTGAAACCAGTGTTCCTGTTATCTTCGACAATTACCTGAAACCGGAAACAATTGCCATGTTCGAAGCTACCGGTGTAATGACCAAGAAAGAACTGGAAGCTCGTAACGAAGTGAAATGGGAAACTTATACGAAGAAGATTCAGATTGAGGCACGTGTATTGGGTGACTTGGCAATGAATCATATCATTCCGGTTGCCACTCAATACCAGACGGACTTAATTAATAATGTCTATAAGATGCAATCTCTTTTCCCGGCAGAAAAGGCAGCGAAATTGTCAGCTAAGAACCTGGAGCTTATTGAAGAGATTGCCGACCGTACAGCTTTCATCAAGGAGCATGTAGATGCAATGATTGAGGCTCGTAAGGTTGCAAACAAGATAGAAAGCGAACGGGAAAAAGCCATTGCCTACCACGACACAATTGTCCCGGCACTGGAAGAAATCCGTTATCACATCGACAAGTTGGAACTAATTGTTGACAATCAGATGTGGACGCTTCCAAAATACAGGGAACTGTTATTTGTGAGATAG
- a CDS encoding HdeD family acid-resistance protein: MKTMNYSLIRILFALVIGLVLVIWPNAAASYIVITVGVAFLIPGVISLFGYFGRKRPEGEAAPRFPIEGIGSLLFGLWLIVMPEFFADVLMFLLGFILIMGGVQQIASLSMARRWMPVPGAFYLIPSLILIAGIIALFNPTGARNTAFIIIGISSLVYSLSELINWFKFARRRPKAPVMHDDDDIEDAKIIE, from the coding sequence ATGAAAACAATGAATTATTCCCTTATTCGCATTCTCTTCGCACTTGTGATTGGATTGGTACTCGTGATTTGGCCCAATGCGGCTGCCAGCTATATTGTCATTACGGTAGGTGTTGCCTTCTTGATTCCCGGTGTTATCAGCCTTTTTGGCTATTTCGGCCGGAAAAGACCGGAAGGTGAAGCAGCTCCCCGTTTTCCGATAGAAGGAATCGGTAGCTTATTATTCGGACTTTGGCTGATTGTGATGCCTGAATTCTTTGCAGACGTCCTGATGTTTTTATTGGGATTTATCCTGATTATGGGAGGAGTGCAACAGATTGCTTCTTTGTCGATGGCTCGTCGGTGGATGCCCGTTCCGGGAGCTTTTTATCTGATTCCTTCGCTGATTCTTATTGCGGGTATCATCGCTTTGTTCAATCCGACAGGAGCGCGTAATACTGCATTTATAATTATTGGTATCAGCAGTTTGGTTTATTCTCTTTCCGAATTGATAAACTGGTTCAAGTTTGCCCGTCGCCGCCCGAAGGCTCCGGTTATGCATGACGATGATGATATTGAAGACGCAAAGATTATCGAATAA
- a CDS encoding RNA degradosome polyphosphate kinase: MKQSEIKKKYPYVERDISWMYFNQHILLEAARSEVPLLERLTFLGIYSNNLDEFFRVRVATLNRIIEYADKNIQAEQETAACTLKQIGKLHNRYYKQFEETFASIMEELKKENIYVIKDTEMTDEQKAFVTSFYRNKLNGSTNPLFLNGTRPLDDQTDEDIYLAIRLLRKDETGKIKEKDYAVIELPTEDFGRFIQLPDSDGKTYLMFLDDVIRYCLPMIFVGMKYTDYEAYTFKFTKDAEMEIDSDLRTGVLQKISKGVKSRKKGEPIRFVYDEQIPKDLLKKLAGRLNVDKNDTRVAGGRYHNFKDLMKFPVCGHHELKYPVWEPIFKPELNGMESLLTLIRRKDRSLHYPYHSFDTFIRVLREAAISKEVKSIKMTLYRLAKESKVIKALICAARNGKKVTVVIELLARFDEASNINWSKKMQDAGIHVIFGVEGLKIHSKLLYIGTRHGDIACISTGNFHEGNARMYTDYTIMTAHRPIVREVNAVFDFIEKPYTPVDFKELLVSPNDMRKRFIALINKEIKNKEQGKEAYILAKVNHITDRALVEKLYEASTAGVQVELVVRGNCSLVTGVPGISENIHINGIIDRYLEHSRIFIFANGGEEKYYIGSADWMPRNLDNRIEVAAPVYDKEIQADLKRIVCYGFRDTAKGRIVDGTGENREKEREENSVPFRSQEELYNEYKNTL, from the coding sequence ATGAAACAAAGCGAAATAAAAAAGAAATACCCTTATGTAGAGCGTGACATCAGTTGGATGTACTTCAACCAACATATTCTGCTGGAAGCTGCCCGCTCCGAAGTGCCACTATTGGAACGGCTCACTTTTCTTGGGATTTATTCAAATAACCTGGATGAGTTCTTTCGTGTCCGTGTAGCTACTCTGAACCGGATTATTGAATATGCTGATAAAAACATACAGGCAGAACAAGAAACTGCCGCCTGCACTCTGAAACAAATAGGGAAGCTGCACAATCGTTACTACAAGCAGTTTGAGGAAACATTCGCTTCCATTATGGAGGAATTGAAGAAAGAGAATATCTACGTCATCAAAGATACGGAGATGACAGACGAACAGAAAGCATTCGTCACTTCTTTCTATCGCAACAAACTGAATGGTTCTACCAACCCGCTTTTCCTCAATGGAACCCGCCCGCTGGACGATCAGACAGATGAGGATATTTACCTTGCCATCCGTCTGCTACGCAAAGATGAAACGGGAAAGATAAAGGAGAAAGACTATGCAGTGATTGAACTGCCGACCGAAGACTTCGGCCGTTTTATTCAATTGCCTGATTCGGATGGAAAAACATATCTCATGTTTCTTGACGACGTGATCCGTTACTGTTTACCGATGATTTTCGTCGGTATGAAGTATACAGATTATGAAGCGTACACTTTCAAATTCACGAAAGATGCTGAAATGGAGATCGACAGTGATTTACGGACAGGGGTACTCCAGAAGATTTCCAAAGGTGTGAAAAGCCGGAAGAAAGGGGAACCGATCCGTTTCGTCTATGACGAACAAATTCCTAAAGACTTGCTGAAAAAGTTGGCCGGCCGCCTGAACGTGGATAAGAATGACACGCGTGTAGCCGGAGGACGCTATCACAATTTCAAGGATTTGATGAAATTTCCGGTTTGCGGTCATCATGAACTGAAATATCCAGTTTGGGAACCTATTTTCAAGCCTGAACTGAATGGTATGGAAAGTCTGCTCACTTTGATTCGTCGGAAAGATCGTTCTTTACATTATCCTTATCATAGCTTCGATACTTTTATCCGTGTGTTGCGCGAAGCTGCTATCAGTAAAGAAGTAAAAAGCATCAAGATGACGCTTTATCGCTTGGCTAAAGAGTCCAAAGTGATAAAAGCTTTAATCTGTGCAGCCAGAAACGGGAAAAAAGTCACAGTAGTTATCGAACTGTTGGCACGTTTTGATGAAGCGTCTAATATCAACTGGAGCAAGAAAATGCAGGATGCGGGGATTCATGTTATTTTCGGAGTAGAGGGTTTGAAAATCCATTCTAAATTGCTGTATATCGGTACTCGGCACGGAGATATCGCCTGCATCAGTACAGGAAATTTCCATGAAGGAAATGCACGCATGTATACTGACTATACCATTATGACTGCTCACCGTCCCATTGTCCGGGAAGTCAATGCCGTATTCGATTTTATCGAAAAGCCTTATACTCCTGTTGATTTCAAAGAATTGCTCGTTTCTCCCAATGATATGCGTAAACGATTCATTGCGCTTATCAACAAAGAGATAAAAAATAAGGAACAGGGAAAAGAGGCTTATATCCTTGCTAAAGTAAATCATATTACTGACCGTGCACTTGTTGAAAAGCTATACGAAGCCTCAACAGCGGGTGTTCAAGTGGAACTGGTAGTACGCGGTAACTGTTCTTTAGTGACAGGCGTTCCGGGTATCAGCGAGAATATACACATCAATGGTATTATCGACCGTTATCTCGAACATTCGCGCATTTTCATCTTCGCCAATGGTGGAGAAGAAAAATACTACATTGGTTCTGCCGACTGGATGCCTCGCAACCTGGATAATCGTATTGAGGTGGCGGCACCGGTCTATGATAAAGAAATTCAGGCAGATTTAAAACGAATTGTCTGCTACGGATTCCGGGATACGGCAAAAGGAAGAATTGTAGATGGTACAGGTGAGAACCGGGAAAAAGAACGGGAAGAAAACAGTGTCCCATTCCGCTCACAAGAAGAATTATATAACGAATACAAGAATACATTATGA
- a CDS encoding exopolyphosphatase gives MISMKKVNYAAIDIGSNAVRLLIKCVNEENAPELMSKVQLIRIPLRLGEDAFTVGVISAEKEKKLIRLMKAYKQLMKIYDVVDYRACATSAMRDARNGKDIVQQIVKKTGIRVEIIDGQEEAHIVYDNHIEQLFASGQNYLYADVGGGSTEINLISNGELKNSRSYNIGTVRMLSGMVKEEEKEALRTDLIGLATEYAPISIIGSGGNINKLFRLADKKDKKASLLPIESLQDIYETLKALSTEQRIKQYKLKPDRADVIVPAAEIFLEIATHVKATGIIVPTIGLSDGIIDSLYTQNMNRSDSPQS, from the coding sequence ATGATAAGTATGAAAAAAGTTAATTATGCAGCAATAGATATAGGCTCTAATGCGGTACGACTGCTGATAAAATGTGTAAACGAGGAGAATGCGCCCGAATTAATGAGTAAGGTGCAGCTCATCCGTATTCCGTTACGGTTGGGAGAAGACGCCTTTACTGTGGGGGTTATCTCTGCAGAAAAAGAGAAGAAACTGATTCGGCTGATGAAAGCCTACAAACAATTAATGAAGATATATGATGTGGTAGACTATCGTGCGTGTGCCACCTCTGCCATGCGTGATGCACGTAATGGTAAGGATATCGTTCAGCAGATCGTCAAAAAGACGGGTATCCGTGTAGAAATCATCGACGGGCAGGAAGAAGCGCATATTGTTTACGACAATCATATCGAACAGTTATTTGCTTCAGGGCAAAATTACCTGTATGCAGATGTAGGAGGTGGTAGTACGGAAATCAATCTTATCAGCAACGGTGAACTGAAAAATTCCCGTTCATATAATATAGGTACGGTACGTATGCTTAGCGGCATGGTAAAGGAAGAAGAAAAGGAAGCTTTGCGCACTGATCTGATAGGGCTTGCCACAGAATATGCCCCTATCAGTATCATCGGTTCGGGAGGAAATATTAATAAGTTATTTCGTTTAGCGGACAAGAAAGATAAAAAAGCGTCTCTCCTACCCATCGAATCACTGCAAGATATATATGAAACATTGAAAGCCCTCTCTACCGAACAACGTATTAAGCAATATAAGTTGAAACCGGACCGGGCCGATGTTATTGTTCCTGCTGCAGAAATATTTCTCGAGATAGCTACTCATGTAAAAGCTACCGGAATTATTGTACCTACCATCGGACTGTCCGACGGTATTATAGATAGCTTATACACGCAAAACATGAACAGGTCTGATTCTCCGCAATCTTGA
- a CDS encoding GNAT family N-acetyltransferase — translation MDIKLRIEQSSDYHETENITREAFWNHYSPGCDEHYLLHIMRNHPKFVPELDIVAEHNNKIVGNVVCLKSFIMADDGNQYEVLSLGPISVLPEYQQQGIGGKMIALTKKLASEMGFRAILLCGDPDYYLRQGFIPAETLGIRTEDNMYATALHVCELYDNALANAKGRYIEDEIYQIDKSAANEFDKQFPPKEVEVGTPSQKRFEQLVVMRRKAV, via the coding sequence ATGGATATAAAACTTAGAATTGAGCAATCTTCGGATTATCATGAAACCGAAAACATTACACGGGAAGCATTCTGGAATCATTATTCTCCGGGATGTGACGAACATTACCTCCTTCATATTATGCGTAACCATCCTAAGTTTGTGCCGGAGCTCGATATAGTTGCAGAACATAATAACAAGATTGTCGGTAATGTTGTCTGCCTCAAATCATTTATCATGGCAGATGACGGTAACCAATATGAGGTTTTGAGCCTGGGTCCCATTTCTGTTCTCCCCGAATACCAACAGCAGGGTATCGGAGGAAAAATGATTGCACTTACCAAAAAATTAGCTTCCGAAATGGGATTTCGTGCTATTTTACTTTGTGGTGACCCGGATTATTATCTCCGACAAGGATTCATTCCTGCCGAAACATTAGGGATTCGCACTGAAGATAATATGTATGCTACTGCTCTTCATGTTTGTGAATTATATGATAATGCTTTAGCCAATGCAAAAGGCCGCTATATAGAAGATGAAATATATCAGATTGATAAATCTGCTGCTAATGAGTTCGACAAACAATTTCCTCCAAAAGAAGTTGAGGTTGGAACTCCGTCACAAAAACGATTTGAGCAGCTGGTAGTAATGAGAAGAAAAGCGGTTTAG